A stretch of the Vigna radiata var. radiata cultivar VC1973A chromosome 7, Vradiata_ver6, whole genome shotgun sequence genome encodes the following:
- the LOC106769043 gene encoding glucan endo-1,3-beta-glucosidase 3, with protein MAMLLLLFFMLPLSISASGSGDAFIGVNVGLDITDVPGPTEIVALLKAQGIQHVRLYDADRDLLRALAKTGIRVTVSVPNDQLLGIGQSNATAANWVNRNVIAHIPATNITAICVGSEVLTTLPNAAPILVSAINFIHSALVAANLDQQIKVSSPHSSSIILDSFPPSQAFFNRTWNSVMVPMLKFLQSTGSYLMLNVYPYYDYQQANDAIPLDYALFRPLPPNKEAVDSNTLLHYTNVFDAVVDAAYFAMSDLNFTDIPIVVTESGWPSKGDSSEPDATVDNANTYNSNLIRHVLNNTGTPKHPGIAVSTYIYELYNEDLRSGPFSEKNWGLFYANGEPVYTLHLTGAGTIFANDTTNQTFCVAKSNADPKMLQAALDWACGPGKVDCSPLLQGQTCYQPDNVVSHSTYAFNAYYQKMDKSPGSCDFKGVASITTTDPSHGSCIFPGSHGRKGTRTNGTSLAPSNSTSSGYLLQCYSNGGFFTSSLGLVVLLLCAVM; from the exons ATGGCTATGCTGCTGCTGCTGTTCTTCATGCTGCCACTCTCAATTTCTGCATCTGGGTCTGGGG ATGCATTTATTGGTGTCAACGTTGGTCTAGATATAACTGACGTGCCAGGTCCAACAGAGATTGTTGCTCTTCTGAAGGCTCAAGGTATCCAACATGTGAGACTCTATGATGCTGACCGAGACTTACTTCGTGCACTTGCCAAGACAGGAATCCGTGTAACTGTTTCTGTTCCCAATGACCAGTTACTTGGCATTGGTCAGTCCAACGCGACAGCAGCAAACTGGGTTAATCGAAATGTCATAGCTCATATCCCTGCTACTAACATCACTGCCATATGTGTTGGATCTGAGGTTCTAACTACTCTCCCAAATGCAGCCCCTATTCTAGTCTCTGCCATAAATTTCATTCATTCTGCTCTGGTTGCGGCTAATCTAGATCAGCAAATTAAAGTCTCTAGTCCGCACTCTTCTTCTATCATCCTTGATTCTTTCCCTCCTTCCCAGGCATTTTTCAACCGTACATGGAATTCAGTCATGGTTCCCATGCTTAAATTTTTGCAATCAACAGGTTCATATCTTATGCTCAATGTGTATCCGTATTATGATTACCAGCAGGCCAATGATGCAATCCCACTAGATTATGCTTTATTCCGTCCCCTACCTCCAAATAAGGAAGCTGTTGATTCCAACACTCTGCTGCATTATACTAATGTTTTTGATGCAGTTGTTGATGCTGCTTATTTTGCAATGTCGGATTTGAACTTCACCGATATCCCTATTGTGGTGACTGAGTCAGGATGGCCCTCCAAAGGTGATTCATCTGAACCTGATGCAACTGTTGATAATGCCAACACTTACAACAGTAACTTGATCAGACACGTCCTTAACAATACGGGGACTCCTAAACATCCTGGAATTGCAGTTAGCACCTATATTTATGAGCTTTATAATGAAGACTTAAGATCCGGTCCATTCTCAGAAAAGAACTGGGGGCTATTTTATGCCAATGGAGAACCGGTGTATACCTTACACTTGACTGGTGCTGGTACTATTTTTGCAAATGATACAACAAACCAAACCTTCTGTGTCGCAAAGAGTAATGCTGACCCTAAGATGTTACAGGCAGCACTTGATTGGGCTTGTGGACCGGGAAAGGTGGATTGTTCCCCTTTGCTGCAGGGTCAAACATGTTATCAACCGGATAATGTAGTTTCACATTCTACGTATGCTTTCAATGCATACTATCAGAAGATGGATAAATCGCCGGGTAGTTGTGATTTCAAAGGCGTTGCATCTATCACTACCACAGACCCAA GTCACGGTTCTTGTATATTTCCTGGAAG TCATGGGAGAAAGGGAACCCGGACAAATGGAACATCACTGGCCCCATCTAATTCCACAAGTTCGGGATACTTGCTACAATGTTACTCCAACGGTGGATTTTTCACAAGCTCGTTGGGTCTGGTTGTTCTACTTTTATGTGCAGTTATGTAG
- the LOC106767488 gene encoding dynein light chain LC6, flagellar outer arm, which translates to MAGGAEEELERRSRFLKGLIQKKKAIEQQEQHDHLQHNNVRVRACDMPLPLQNSAFRCARDLLDTMPPKKLDSKRLALALKKEFDSSYGPAWHCIVGTSFGSYVTHSVGGFLYFSIDKVYILLFKTAVEPLDHS; encoded by the exons ATGGCGGGGGGTGCAGAGGAGGAGCTAGAAAGAAGAAGCAGGTTCCTTAAAGGCTTGATACAGAAGAAGAAAGCCATTGAGCAACAAGAGCAGCATGATCACCTACAGCACAATAACGTTCGTGTCAGAGCTTGTGATATGCCTCTCCCTCTTCAGAATTCTGCCTTTCGTTGTGCACGTGATCTTCTCGATACTATGCCACCAAAGAAGCTTGATAGCAAACGCCTTGCCCTCGCACTTAAGAAG GAATTTGATTCTTCGTATGGTCCAGCATGGCACTGCATAGTGGGGACTAGTTTTGGCTCCTATGTTACTCACTCTGTTGGTGGTTTCTTGTATTTTTCCATTGACAAAGTTTATATCCTTCTCTTCAAGACAGCAGTTGAACCATTAGACCATTCATAA
- the LOC106767004 gene encoding uncharacterized protein LOC106767004: MALEWVVLGYAAAAEAIMVILLTIPGLDALRKGLIAVTRNLLKPFLSVVPFCLFLLMDIYWKYETRPSCEGESCTPSEHLRHQKSIMKSQRNALLIASALLFYWLLYSVTNLVVKIEQLNQRLERLKNRD, from the coding sequence ATGGCGCTAGAGTGGGTTGTGTTAGGCTACGCTGCCGCCGCAGAGGCCATAATGGTTATTCTCCTCACGATCCCCGGCCTCGATGCCCTCCGCAAAGGTCTGATCGCGGTCACCCGCAACCTGCTGAAGCCGTTCCTCTCGGTCGTCCCCTTCTGCCTCTTCCTCCTCATGGACATTTACTGGAAGTATGAGACTCGCCCCAGCTGCGAGGGTGAATCCTGCACCCCCTCCGAACACCTCCGCCACCAGAAATCCATCATGAAGAGTCAGCGCAACGCCCTTCTCATCGCCTCCGCCCTCCTCTTCTACTGGCTCCTCTACTCCGTCACCAACCTCGTCGTCAAGATTGAACAACTCAACCAGCGCCTCGAACGCTTGAAGAATCGCGACTGA
- the LOC106769287 gene encoding protein TIFY 6B isoform X1 yields MERDFMGLNSKEPPTAVKEEINVDGYEESGFTKGSIAQWPFSNKVSAIPHLMSFKASQDDKTKKMLSGPITAGLLSILSQDAIESSHKRSAGDTQKSFNHDGQGGHHFSLTPFPVQHDVNSVHRPHDVKMFSVPNQAISVSMGNPFLNNHFATSGQNMNGTGVKQPLLGGIPVSVPHLVIPNAGAVAGMVEPCNSMRPSPPSAQLTIFYGGTVKVFDDISAEKAQAIMLLAGSSVSVAPSMVQPKVHMPVSKLAAGDGVPATQPANSPPGSGLSSPISVSSHTGAQSGSGSTSTDEFLAAKTTGVPTTPVSNVEPPKVVSAATMLTSAVPQARKASLARFLEKRKERVTSAAPYNLNKKSEECGPAEFAGVISMQG; encoded by the exons ATGGAGAGAGATTTCATGGGACTCAACTCGAAAGAACCACCCACTGCTGTGAAGGAGGAGATCAACGTTGATGGCTACGAAGAGTCTG GCTTCACAAAGGGTTCCATCGCACAGTGGCCTTTTTCGAACAAAGTATCCGCCATTCCACATTTGATGTCTTTCAAGGCTTCTCAAGATGATAAGACTAAGAAGATGTTGTCTGGTCCCATAACAGCTGGTCTTTTATCTATCTTAAGTCAAGATGCAATTGAGTCTAGTCACAAACGCTCTGCCGGTGACACCCAG AAATCTTTCAATCACGATGGGCAAGGTGGTCATCATTTTTCCCTGACTCCATTTCCAGTACAACATGATGTGAATTCTGTGCATCGTCCTCATGATGTGAAGATGTTTTCTGTTCCCAATCAAGCAATTTCAGTTTCCATGGGGAATCCATTCCTGAATAATCATTTTGCCACTAGTGGCCAGAATATGAATGGCACTGGTGTGAAGCAGCCATTACTTGGGGGAATACCTGTTTCTGTGCCCCATTTAGTTATTCCCAACGCTGGTGCTGTTGCTGGAATGGTTGAACCAtg TAACAGTATGAGACCATCTCCGCCTTCTGCCCAGCTTACCATCTTCTATGGGGGAACTGTCAAAGTCTTTGATGATATCTCTGCTGAAAAG GCTCAAGCTATCATGTTGTTGGCTGGCAGTAGCGTATCTGTAGCTCCTAGCATGGTCCAGCCAAAAGTTCACATGCCAGTCTCGAAGTTGGCTGCTGGCGACGGTGTTCCTGCGACTCAACCTGCAAATTCGCCACCCGGCTCTGGCCTTTCAAGCCCTATATCTGTTTCTTCACATACTGGAGCACAATCAGGGAGTGGCTCAACCAGCACTGATGAATTTCTTGCTGCTAAAACAACTGGAGTTCCCACCACTCCTGTTAGCAATGTGGAGCCTCCAAAGGTAGTCAGTGCAGCCACTATGTTGACATcag CTGTACCTCAGGCTAGGAAAGCATCCTTGGCTAGATTTTTAGAAAAGCGCAAAGAAAG GGTGACGAGTGCAGCACCATACAACCTTAACAAGAAGTCTGAAGAGTGTGGCCCTGCAGAATTTGCCGGTGTCATCTCAATGCAAGGATAG
- the LOC106769406 gene encoding plant UBX domain-containing protein 2: protein MGDMKDKVKGFMKKMNNQFSSSSSGKFKGQGRVLGSSSTPANSNPTPRPIPSLNPNSKPSSTNPKPTSTNPKPSPHNTEPSRSTEKPRKDGDGFDPFDSLVTNSNRSQNGYSLNVFECPVCKQPFGSEEAVSEHVDGCLSNLVEREPIGDGGNGVSESEIGSNTDGELEVCVGTYVSGNPSEGSVDIVLRLLRNIGREPENVKFRRIRMSNPKIKEAVGDVAGGVELLSFLGFELREENGETWAVMEVPREEQIKFIKKAIALLESQLVQQASPKREDSASANSAQTAVKIERKPVDRQVKVFFAVPESVAAKIELPDSFYSLSSEEVRREAELRRKKLADSQLLIPKSLKEKQAKASRKRYTKTIIRIQFPDGVVLQAVFAPWEPTTALYEFVSSALKEEGLEFELMHPVIVQRRVIPHFPKAGENPKTIEEEDLVPSALIKFKPLETDSVVFTGLKNELLEISEPLVNS, encoded by the exons ATGGGCGACATGAAAGACAAGGTTAAAGGGTTcatgaagaaaatgaacaatcaattctcttcttcatcatctggAAAATTCAAGGGCCAAGGTAGAGTCCTCGGTTCTTCTTCTACACCCGCCAATTCCAATCCTACCCCTCGCCCCATTCCTTCGCTCAACCCTAATTCCAAACCTTCCTCGACCAATCCCAAACCCACTTCAACCAATCCCAAACCCTCGCCCCACAATACGGAGCCCAGTAGGAGTACCGAGAAGCCTCGCAAAGATGGTGATGGGTTTGACCCGTTTGATTCTTTGGTCACTAATTCTAACAGATCTCAAAATGGGTATTCACTGAACGTGTTTGAATGTCCCGTTTGTAAACAACCTTTCGGGTCCGAAGAAGCTGTCTCTGAACACGTGGATGGTTGTTTGAGTAACCTTGTTGAGCGTGAGCCTATAGGTGATGGTGGAAACGGGGTTTCAGAGAGTGAGATTGGGTCTAACACTGATGGTGAATTGGAGGTTTGTGTTGGGACTTACGTTTCGGGGAATCCATCTGAGGGATCGGTTGATATTGTTCTCAGACTGTTGAGGAATATTGGTAGGGAACCTGAGAATGTGAAGTTTAGGAGGATCAGGATGAGTAATCCCAAGATAAAAGAGGCTGTTGGTGACGTTGCTGGGGGCGTTGAGTTGCTCAGTTTTCTGGGGTTTGAACTCAGGGAGGAGAATGGAGAGACATGGGCAGTGATGGAGGTTCCCAGAGAGGAGcagataaaattcatcaagaaggCAATTGCGTTACTGGAATCACAACTTGTGCAGCAAGCATCTCCAAAGAGAGAGGATTCGGCGTCTGCAAATTCTGCGCAGACGGCTGTGAAGATCGAGCGAAAGCCAGTCGACAGACAG GTGAAGGTCTTCTTTGCTGTTCCTGAAAGTGTTGCAGCTAAAATTGAGCTACCAGATTCCTTCTATAGCCTTTCATCCGAAGAGGTGAGAAGAGAAGCTGAGTTAAGGAGAAAAAAGCTTGCAGATTCTCAGCTTTTAATCCCCAAGTCActtaaagaaaaacaagcaaAAGCTTCCAGGAAGAGATACACAAAAACTATAATCAGAATTCAATTTCCCGATGGAGTTGTACTTCAAGCTGTATTTGCTCCGTGGGAACCAACCACTGCTCTCTACGAG TTTGTCAGCTCAGCACTAAAGGAAGAAGGTTTGGAATTTGAGCTAATGCATCCTGTAATTGTCCAACGGCGTGTGATCCCTCATTTTCCAAAAGCAGGGGAAAATCCTAAAACAATAGAGGAAGAGGACCTGGTACCTTCAGCTCTAATTAAGTTCAAGCCCTTGGAAACAGATTCTGTTGTTTTCACAGGTCTCAAAAACGAATTGCTTGAAATCAGTGAACCACTTGTTAATAGTTAA
- the LOC106769044 gene encoding F-box protein SKIP28 yields MSSCFLANSITDIKVPKCTQVYFPLVSEPNMAESSKAVSLTVEQEQPEAKPPHEGMFLVLTYLPVYEVVLMSQVCTSMRDAVNNDILPWLNVTVERPLNWRLNDEILFKVTSKANGNLKTLTLISCARVTDEGLQRVVEQNPLINKLRIPGCTGITPEGVLRAVKTLCQKSNCLKTLSINGIYNVQKDHLDMLIMNLRKNQPTEEQQKQQPVYYHERGSLSVFKHEESQRFIDLDICPRCSEVRMVYDCPREPCTRREWPLSPCRGCKFCIPRCENCGGCIESGEVEEGACEDIFCLECWLQLPKCSFCNKPYCKQHSNWWCTSSDSSLICKVCDENSHGYTYTDVL; encoded by the exons ATGTCATCTTGTTTTCTTGCCAATTCCATCACTGATATCAAAGTCCCTAAATGCACGCAAGTTTATTTTCCTTTGGTGAGTGAACCAAACATGGCAGAATCCTCCAAGGCGGTCAGTTTAACTGTTGAACAGGAACAACCTGAAGCAAAGCCTCCTCACGAGGGTATGTTTCTGGTCTTGACATATCTTCCTGTGTACGAGGTTGTGCTCATGTCTCAGGTTTGCACATCAATGAGAGATGCAGTCAACAATGACATATTACCATGGTTGAATGTTACTGTTGAACGGCCTCTCAATTGGCGACTCAACGATGAGATTCTATTTAAAGTCACCTCTAAGGCCAATGGTAACCTCAAAACTCTCACTCTCATAAGCTGCGCGCGTGTTACCGATGAAGGGCTCCAGAGGGTCGTGGAACAAAACCCTCTCATAAACAAG CTGCGTATACCAGGGTGCACAGGTATAACCCCTGAAGGAGTTCTCAGAGCCGTGAAAACATTATGCCAAAAAAGCAATTGCTTGAAGACCTTAAGTATAAATGGCATTTACAACGTACAGAAGGATCATCTTGACATGCTTATCATGAACCTGAGAAAGAATCAACCAACAGAGGAGCAGCAAAAGCAGCAGCCCGTCTACTATCATGAACGAGGTAGCCTTTCGGTATTTAAGCATGAAGAGAGCCAACGGTTCATTGATTTGGATATATGCCCCAGGTGCTCTGAGGTGAGGATGGTTTACGATTGCCCCAGAGAGCCTTGCACGAGGAGGGAATGGCCACTATCCCCATGTAGGGGTTGCAAATTTTGTATTCCAAGGTGTGAAAACTGTGGTGGATGCATCGAATCCGGAGAAGTGGAAGAGGGAGCTTGTGAAGATATATTCTGCCTTGAATGTTGGTTACAGCTTCCCAAATGCAGCTTCTGTAACAAACCATACTGTAAGCAACACTCAAATTGGTGGTGCACTTCTTCAGACTCTTCATTGATCTGTAAAGTTTGCGATGAAAACTCTCACGGATATACCTATACTGATGTTCTATAA
- the LOC106769287 gene encoding protein TIFY 6B isoform X2 — MERDFMGLNSKEPPTAVKEEINVDGYEESGFTKGSIAQWPFSNKVSAIPHLMSFKASQDDKTKKMLSGPITAGLLSILSQDAIESSHKRSAGDTQKSFNHDGQGGHHFSLTPFPVQHDVNSVHRPHDVKMFSVPNQAISVSMGNPFLNNHFATSGQNMNGTGVKQPLLGGIPVSVPHLVIPNAGAVAGMVEPCMRPSPPSAQLTIFYGGTVKVFDDISAEKAQAIMLLAGSSVSVAPSMVQPKVHMPVSKLAAGDGVPATQPANSPPGSGLSSPISVSSHTGAQSGSGSTSTDEFLAAKTTGVPTTPVSNVEPPKVVSAATMLTSAVPQARKASLARFLEKRKERVTSAAPYNLNKKSEECGPAEFAGVISMQG, encoded by the exons ATGGAGAGAGATTTCATGGGACTCAACTCGAAAGAACCACCCACTGCTGTGAAGGAGGAGATCAACGTTGATGGCTACGAAGAGTCTG GCTTCACAAAGGGTTCCATCGCACAGTGGCCTTTTTCGAACAAAGTATCCGCCATTCCACATTTGATGTCTTTCAAGGCTTCTCAAGATGATAAGACTAAGAAGATGTTGTCTGGTCCCATAACAGCTGGTCTTTTATCTATCTTAAGTCAAGATGCAATTGAGTCTAGTCACAAACGCTCTGCCGGTGACACCCAG AAATCTTTCAATCACGATGGGCAAGGTGGTCATCATTTTTCCCTGACTCCATTTCCAGTACAACATGATGTGAATTCTGTGCATCGTCCTCATGATGTGAAGATGTTTTCTGTTCCCAATCAAGCAATTTCAGTTTCCATGGGGAATCCATTCCTGAATAATCATTTTGCCACTAGTGGCCAGAATATGAATGGCACTGGTGTGAAGCAGCCATTACTTGGGGGAATACCTGTTTCTGTGCCCCATTTAGTTATTCCCAACGCTGGTGCTGTTGCTGGAATGGTTGAACCAtg TATGAGACCATCTCCGCCTTCTGCCCAGCTTACCATCTTCTATGGGGGAACTGTCAAAGTCTTTGATGATATCTCTGCTGAAAAG GCTCAAGCTATCATGTTGTTGGCTGGCAGTAGCGTATCTGTAGCTCCTAGCATGGTCCAGCCAAAAGTTCACATGCCAGTCTCGAAGTTGGCTGCTGGCGACGGTGTTCCTGCGACTCAACCTGCAAATTCGCCACCCGGCTCTGGCCTTTCAAGCCCTATATCTGTTTCTTCACATACTGGAGCACAATCAGGGAGTGGCTCAACCAGCACTGATGAATTTCTTGCTGCTAAAACAACTGGAGTTCCCACCACTCCTGTTAGCAATGTGGAGCCTCCAAAGGTAGTCAGTGCAGCCACTATGTTGACATcag CTGTACCTCAGGCTAGGAAAGCATCCTTGGCTAGATTTTTAGAAAAGCGCAAAGAAAG GGTGACGAGTGCAGCACCATACAACCTTAACAAGAAGTCTGAAGAGTGTGGCCCTGCAGAATTTGCCGGTGTCATCTCAATGCAAGGATAG